Proteins from a genomic interval of Sander vitreus isolate 19-12246 chromosome 6, sanVit1, whole genome shotgun sequence:
- the osgin2 gene encoding oxidative stress-induced growth inhibitor 2 gives MRQQQHWQTQRQQAVPALAQAAAMPLLEETTLPQDHPPTVPVVIIGNGPSGICLSYLLSGHKPYLDTATVHPNPIIYRKLQETKHLSITEQDLEYLSEGLEGRSRNPVAVLFDTLLHPNADFGYEFPPVLQWRMDKQQHIPHLVLGRATPGGAWHAMEGSMLTISLGIWMELPGVNYRDLTNGKRRDATSDRATPEEISSYYRNYVKLKGLQKNFVDNIYVTSVQKLCRGHEGEGLENGHTDQGDGGNEAFEGNGVECLNNGGGGALWEVRGYQQVQNDTHVPFSLFAENVVLATGASDSPVRLGAEGEDLPFVFHSISNLGLAVSRRKLDMNSDPVLIVGAGLSAADAVLCACNSNIRVLHVFRKSVDDPELIFKQLPKTLYPEYHKVYNMMCSQTYTNVAPSSALNRPQVVSIASSVCAKMCPKPQLAAGNMAGNTSVSLFPDYTSFPEHCVVSFQSDMKCLLQGNNSLKAFKISMALVLTGTNPNLFFLKGQGQYLGQDPTKPISCTQNPIDIHPYTFECTKEPGLFAMGPLVGDNFVRFLKGGALGIASCLLKRFKKKGKLISNEENNFI, from the exons AtgagacaacaacaacattggcagacacaaagacagcaaGCCG TGCCGGCTCTGGCCCAGGCTGCAGCAATGCCTCTTCTGGAAGAGACCACTCTGCCACAAGATCACCCTCCCACTGTCCCTGTTGTCATCATAG GCAATGGCCCATCAGGTATTTGTCTGTCCTACCTGCTGAGTGGACACAAGCCCTACCTAGATACAGCAACTGTTCACCCAAACCCAATAATATACAGGAAACTGCAGGAGACAAAGCACCTATCCATCACTGAACAG GATCTGGAATATTTGAGTGAAGGTCTTGAGGGGAGGTCAAGGAACCCTGTGGCTGTGCTTTTTGACACACTTCTGCACCCCAATGCTGACTTTGGCTACGAGTTCCCCCCTGTCCTTCAGTGGAGGATGGACAAGCAGCAACACATCCCTCATCTGGTGCTGGGGAGGGCAACGCCTGGAGGTGCTTGGCAT GCAATGGAAGGCTCCATGCTGACTATTAGTCTTGGCATCTGGATGGAGCTTCCAGGGGTTAACTACAGGGACTTGACCAATGGGAAACGCAG GGATGCCACCAGTGACAGAGCCACCCCAGAAGAGATCTCATCCTATTACCGTAACTATGTGAAGCTTAAGGGCCTCCAAAAGAATTTTGTTGACAACATCTACGTGACCTCTGTCCAGAAACTCTGCCGGGGGCACGAGGGAGAAGGTCTGGAAAATGGGCACACTGATCAAGGAGATGGTGGGAATGAAGCCTTTGAGGGAAATGGAGTTGAGTGTCTAAACAATGGAGGAGGGGGGGCTCTCTGGGAAGTAAGGGGATACCAGCAGGTGCAGAACGACACTCATGTGCCCTTCTCTTTGTTTGCTGAGAACGTAGTTCTGGCCACCGGTGCATCTGATTCGCCAGTTCGATTAGGTGCAGAGGGTGAGGACCTACCATTTGTATTCCACAGCATCTCAAATCTGGGCTTGGCTGTAAGCCGTAGAAAACTGGATATGAACTCTGATCCGGTTTTGATCGTAGGTGCTGGTTTAAGTGCTGCAGATGCAGTTCTGTGCGCTTGTAACAGCAACATCAGAGTGCTGCATGTCTTTCGTAAGAGCGTAGATGACCCAGAACTTATCTTCAAACAGCTGCCCAAGACCCTGTACCCAGAGTACCACAAGGTCTACAACATGATGTGCTCTCAGACCTACACAAATGTGGCTCCATCCTCTGCTTTAAACAGACCCCAGGTAGTAAGTATCGCCTCTTCAGTATGTGCCAAGATGTGCCCAAAGCCCCAACTTGCTGCAGGTAACATGGCTGGTAATACCAGTGTCAGCCTGTTTCCTGACTACACTAGTTTCCCCGAACACTGCGTGGTGTCCTTCCAGTCTGACATGAAGTGTTTGTTGCAGGGGAACAACTCCCTCAAGGCCTTCAAGATCTCCATGGCACTAGTGCTGACTGGGACCAACCCAAACTTGTTTTTTCTGAAGGGGCAGGGCCAGTACCTGGGTCAGGATCCAACAAAACCCATCTCCTGCACGCAGAACCCCATTGACATCCACCCCTACACTTTTGAGTGTACCAAGGAGCCAGGTCTGTTTGCCATGGGCCCTCTGGTGGGAGACAACTTTGTTCGCTTTTTGAAGGGTGGTGCTTTAGGCATTGCCTCATGTCTGCTGAAGAGATTCAAGAAGAAAGGGAAGCTCATCAGCAATGAAGAGAATAACTTTATTTGA
- the gtpbp10 gene encoding GTP-binding protein 10 codes for MVQFSRICFRKYGNFVDNLRLYVRGGGGGMGLPRLGGQGGNGGDVWVVATKNMTLKRIKDKYPQKRFVGGAGANSSVRALKGERGKDKEILAPLGITVTTDDGKILGDLNTEGDRLMVVKGGHGGSYHSAFEPSKGQTKNIRLDLKLIADLGLVGFPNAGKSSLLAAMSNATPQIANYAFTTLKPEIGKLMYKDYKQISVADLPGLIEGAHINKGMGHKFLKHVERTKQLLFVVDVCGFQLASKTPFRSAFEAVQLLTKELELYKEELVSKPALLVVNKMDLPDAEDKLAELKDQLQNPDEFSDLLPDDMIPKNYMTFRHVVPVSASTGFGVDTLKSCIRESLDEDTAMATKAIHQDRLQALRYSSHKQL; via the exons ATGGTCCAGTTCAGTAGAATATGCTTCCGGAAA tATGGGAACTTTGTGGATAACCTCCGCCTGTATGTCCGTGGAGGTGGTGGCGGTATGGGTCTACCCCGTCTTGGGGGACAGGGAGGAAACGGGGGAGATGTTTGGGTGGTAGCTACAAAGAATATGACCTTAAAGAGGATCAAGGACAAGTACCCCCAGAAACGTTTTGTAGGTGGAGCAGGAGCCAACAGCAG TGTTCGAGCactgaagggagagagagggaaggacaAGGAGATCTTGGCACCTCTTGGTATCACAGTCACCACTGATGATGGCAAAATACTTG GTGACCTGAATACTGAGGGTGATCGTCTGATGGTGGTgaaaggaggacacggaggctCCTACCACTCTGCGTTTGAGCCCAGTAAGGGCCAGACCAAAAACATAAGGCTGGACCTCAAACTCATTGCTGACCTAGGCCTTGTTGG GTTCCCAAATGCAGGAAAGTCATCTCTCCTGGCTGCCATGTCTAATGCCACACCTCAGATTGCTAACTACGCTT TCACAACTTTGAAGCCGGAGATTGGCAAACTGATGTATAAAGATTACAAACAG ATTTCTGTTGCTGATCTCCCAGGCCTGATCGAGGGAGCTCACATAAACAAAGGCATGGGCCACAAGTTCCTAAAACATGTGGAGAGGACCAAGCAGCTTCTGTTTGTG GTAGATGTTTGTGGTTTCCAACTGGCAAGTAAAACACCGTTCAGGTCGGCCTTTGAAGCTGTTCAACTTCTTACCAAG GAGTTGGAGTTGTACAAAGAGGAGCTTGTATCGAAGCCAGCCTTACTAGTGGTGAACAAAATGGACCTGCCTGATGCTGAGGACAAATTAGCAGAGCTGAAGGACCAACTCCAAAACCCAGACG AGTTCTCTGATCTGTTGCCTGATGACATGATACCGAAGAATTACATGACATTCAGACACGTGGTTCCTGTCTCTGCTTCCACCGGGTTTGGTGTCGACACTTTGAAAAGTTGCATCCGGGAATCGCTTGATGAAGACACAGCAATGGCAACTAAAGCCATCCATCAAGACAGACTGCAGGCACTGAGGTACAGCTCACACAAGCAATTGTGA